Part of the Ignavibacterium album JCM 16511 genome, TTTCTTAAATCAATTCCTTCCATACGTTTGAATTCATCAGCAAGATAGTCAATTAATCTCTGGTCAAAATCATCACCACCAAGATGTGTATCACCGTTTGTAGATTTAACTTCAAAAACACCTTCACCTAACTGAAGAATCGAAATATCAAATGTACCACCACCTAAATCGTAAACTGCAACTATCTGGTCTTTATGTTTTTTATCAAGACCGTAAGCTAAAGCTGCAGCGGTTGGTTCGTTAATGATTCTTCTTACCTTAAGTCCGGCAATTTCTCCGGCATCTTTTGTTGCCTGTCTTTGTGCATCATTAAAATATGCAGGAACAGTTATAACCGCTTCAGTTACTTCCTGACCAAGATAATCCTCAGCAGTCTTTTTCATTTTTTGAAGAATCATTGCTGAAATTTCAGGTGGTGAATATAATCTGTCACCAATCTTTACTCTTACAGTATTATTTTCTCCACGAACAACTTCGTAAGGAACTTCACTTCTTTCTCTTTCAACTTCATCATAAAATCTTCCCATAAATCTTTTTATAGAGAAGATTGTATTTTTTGGATTTGTTATCGCTTGTCTTTTGGCGGGCATTCCAACTAATCGCTCGCCAGTTTTAGTGAAAGCAACCACCGACGGTGTTGTTCTTCCACCTTCGGAATTTGGGATAACGACCGGTTCATTACCTTCCATTACAGCAACGCAAGAATTTGTAGTACCGAGGTCAATTCCTATTATTTTACCCATTATATTTCTCCTTTCTTAAAGAAATTTTCAAAATTTTGTTTGTAATACTCGATTTTCTTCCCCAATCATCTTGCCAATAAAAAGCTTGAATTTGTGCAAAAAATGCGGTTTTTAATACCAATAAAATAACCAATTTAGCAAATTTGTCAGCTCATTCTGAATTTTCGTCAGAGATAATATTGATTACTGTCAAATATACTGACAATAATTGAATTATTAAGTATTTTTACAATTATTTTTTGGAGGTTTCGTGTTTGAAATAGAAAATTTTGACTTAAAGCTTAATACTGATTTCATTGGTAGAAATTTTATTTATGTCGAAGAAATAGATTCGACAAATTCGTTTCTGCTTGATAGAAAAAATGGGGTTAATGAATCTGGCACAGTTGTACTTGCAGAAAAGCAAACTAAAGGACGAGGAAGAAAAGACAGAGTCTGGTACAGTTCAAAAGAACAAAACCTGACCTTCTCAATTTTATTATATAAGGAGTTCAAACTTTTTGAACATCTCAATCTTATTAATTTTTCTGCTTCGCTTGCAGTTGCGAACTCAATCGAAAACTTATATCAACTTCGCACTGAGTTGAAGTGGCCAAATGATGTTCTGATAAATAAGAAAAAAATATGCGGCATTTTACTCGAATCATCATCTCAGGGAAATAAAATTGATAGAGTTGTCGTTGGAATCGGTGTGAATGTTAACCAATCAATGTTTCAGGGGCAATTTAATTATCCTCCAACTTCCATAAGAATTGAATTCGGGCGCGAAGTTGAAAGAGAAAAACTTCTGGCAGAAATCTTAAATAACTTTGAATTTTATCTGAATAAAATTTCAACTGAATCAAATTACATCACTCGTGAATGGAAAGAAAAGTGCAGAATGATTGGAGAGAAAATTTATGTTAAGGAAGGTGATATAATTAAAAATGGAATTTTTGATGATATTGATAATGAAGGATTTCTTTTACTAAGAACTAAAGATGGAATTGAAAAAATAACAATTGGTGATGTCAGCATTGTCTGACATAACTTCTCTACGCAAGTAAATCCAGCACTCTTATCAGATTAGCCCTTAAATCTTTTCTGTGAGATATAAAATCAATAAATCCCTTCTCAAGCAGAAATTCTGAGCGCTGAAAACCTTCGGGCAAATCTTTCCCAATTGTTTGTTTTATAACTCGGGGACCAGCAAAGCCGATTAAAGCTTTTGGCTCAGCAATATGAATGTCTCCAAGCATAGCATAACTCGCAGTTGTCCCACCTGTAGTTGGATCAGTAAGTATGGAAATATAAGGAATTCCGGCTTCGGCAAGTTTGGTTAATCTGGCACTTACCTTTGCAAGCTGCATAAGTGAATAAGCGCCTTCCATCATTCTTGCACCACCACTGCGGGAAATGATTATTGTCGGAAGTTTATCTTTATACGCTTTGTCAATCAGTCTGGCTAACTTCTCCCCGACAACAGAGCCCATACTTCCACCAATGAATTCAAAGTCCATGCAACCAAGTGCTACATCTCTTCCCTCAATCTTTCCTGTTCCTGTTCTAACAGCATCATAAAGGTCAAGTTTTTTAATCGCCTCAGCAATTCTTTCTGTATACTTTTTGGTATCCTTAAATTCAAGAGGATCTGCTGAGCGCATTTTCTTATCCATTTCTTTAAATGAATTTTTATCTAAGAGAAATGAAATATATTCTTTACTACCAATACGCCAATGATAATCACATTTGAGACAAGTCCAGAGATTTAGTTCGAGTTGTTTCTTATGAATTATTTCTCCGCAAGAAGGACACTTCTCCCAAAGCCCGTCAGGCAACTCACGCTTTTGAGTGTCAGGAGCAATATTCTGTTTTGATCTTCTAAACCACGGCATATTAGTTTTTTAAAACCTCTGCATAAATTGTTATTACTTTTGTAGATTGCTCGCTATCATTCGACATAATTGAAATTGTTCTGCTCATCTTGCCTTGTCTTCCTTTCGTATCAAGATCAACTTTCAAAGTTCCCTTCTCACCTGGTTTTAATTCTGAACTGCTAACAAGTGCAGCAGTACATCCACAGGATGTTCTTACATCTTTAATATTAAGTATGTCAGTACCTTTATTGACAAGTTCGAATGTATGGGAAACAGTTGTTCCTTCTTTTACCTGTCCAAAATTAAATTGACTTTCGGGCAGGAATAAAACTGCCCCTGATGGTTTATCATTATTTTCATCAACTAATATATTACAACGGATTACAAAATTAATATCACTTTTCTCAGGGTCGTTTGTAATGACTTTTACAGTTTTAATCTGGGCACCTTTTCTACCTTTTGAGTTGAATGTAACTTTGATTGTAGTAGTCTCACCGGGTTTTAATTCTTTTTTATCCGGTTGAGCAGCAGTGCATCCACAGGAAGCACGAACATCAATTATCTTAAGAACATCACCACCATTATTCATAATTTTGAAGTCGTAAGAAACAACATCACCTTGTTTGATATCACCGAAATTATATTCAGTTATTTGTGCGCTTGCTTTAGGACCTACGAGTTGCGCAAATACACTAAATGTAAAAACAAATATGAGTGATAAAATTTTTTTAGCCATTTTTCTTAACCTCCTTCACAATAAAATCTTTAATGTAATTTGGTTCAAGGAAATCAAAGTCGTTAATAATATTTGTTCGTCCGAATTTTAAAGCCCATAAACCAACAATTTCAGGTTCGGGGGAAACTATTTTATTCGGATTAGAAGCTATATTACCAAATAACATTTCACTTTCATATATTTTGATCTCAGTAATTGGTAATATTTTTAATTCCTCTTCAAATATATAATTATTGTTTTTAACATGAAACTTTGCAAAGTATGCCTCATCACGGTTTGCTTTGTTTGCAATAATGAACTTCTGTCCATTAGGAAGAATTTGTGAAAGATGAAATGCAAGTGCTTCGAAAGTAGGAACAGGAATAATTGGAATTTTAATTCCTGCAGCAATTCCCTTTGCGGCTGCCATTCCTATTCGAAGGCCTGTGAATGAACCAGGTCCGGAAGAAACAGCTACAGATTTTATTTCATTGAGTTTTAGGTTTGCATTATCTCTGAGAGTTTCTATCAGTTCAAATAATTTTTCGGAATGAGAATGGGGCAGAAAAATTTTTGCTGAATAATATTCTGTCTCATTTATTAAAAAAGAAACACCACATAATTTTTCAGAAGTTTCTATTGCCAGCAAAGGTAGTATTTCATTCATATTTGAAGAATCTGAATTTTCTTTGTTCATTTTCAATTTCTTCAATTTTAATTTCAAATCTTTTTTGCGGAAGAACATCGGGAAACAATTCTCCCCATTCAATAAATGTGATTGCTTCAGTATCAGCCAGATAGTCTTCTAATCCGATATCATGCAGTTCAGCTTCTTTATTAATTCTGTAAAAGTCAAAGTGATAAATTCTGACTTTACCCTGATATTCATTTACAAGTGTGAATGTTGGACTATTTGCATTATGAATTCCCAATGCTTCAGTAATTTTTTTTATGAAAAATGTTTTACCTGTTCCAAGTTCCCCATTTAAAACTACAACATCACCTGATTTAAGTACTTTTAGAAATTCCAGAGCAAGTTGCCTGGTCTCTTCTTCAGAATTACTGATTAGCTTACAAGGGAAATCCATTTTACTTTGGCTCCATAGTAATCACAGGTAAAATCATTTCCTCCATAGAAATTCCCCCGTGTTGAAAAGTATCCTTGTAATAAGATAGATATTTATGATAATCAGTCGGATAAACAAAATAATAATCTTCTTTGGCAATGATATAATTAATTGTAACACCACGCTTAGGCAACTTATAGTCGGATGCATTTTTAACAAATACTGCATTCTTATTATCAGCTTTCAGGTTTCTTCCATATTTAAATCTCAGATTTGTAGAAGCTTCTCTGTCACCCAAAACTTTTGCACCTCGCATACAACGAATACTTCCGTGATCTGTGGTAACAACTAATTTTACTTTATCCATTTTTGCCAAAGCTTTAAATGAAGCAAGAAGGGATGAATGCGTGAACCAGCTGTTTGTCAATGAGCGATAAGCAGCTTCATCTGGTGCAATTTCTTTTAATATATCAGAATCAGATCTTCCATGAGCAATCATATCCAGAAAGTTCACAACTACAGCAGTTAGTTGATTATTTTTATATGAATAAATGTTCTGTTCAAAATTTCTTCCTACTTCAGGATCAATAATTTTTATGTATTTGAATTCGTTTTTAAGTTTAATTCGTTTTCTGTCTAAAAGTAATTTGAATAAATCTTTTTCATATTTATTCATACTGTTTTCATCTTCACTCCCGCTCATCCATAAATCAGGATAATATTTTTCTATATCTGCCGGGAACAATCCGCTGAACAGTGCATTTCGTGAATAAGGTGTAGCCGTTGGAAGAATTGAATAATAATAATTCTTCTCAATTTTAAAATATTCAGATAAATGCTGCTCCATAATCTGCCATTGATCCATACGAAGGCAATCTATTACAATATAAAAGATTGAAGTATTTTCATCCCGTAAATTTTTGAATAAATATTTTTCAGGAACTTCAGGACTTAAAGTAGGAACATTCGGCTTGCCCATTGATTGCAGCCAATCAGGATAGTTCCTTTCTACAAACTTAGAAAACTCTTTATTTGCTTCTTTGTATAAATCAGAAAGAGTTTCTTTGAGTCCAAGCTCCGGATGTTTGTCAAGTTCAATTGACCAGTTTACAAGTTTTAAATAAATATCAATCCATTCTTCATAATCTAATCCACCAAGCAATTTTTGAGAGATAATATTAAAGTCCTGCAAATAATCTTTTGCAGCATATTGTCCGACAATTTTTTTTGACTCAAGAATTTTTTTGCAAACGAGTAAAACCTGACTTGGGTTAACCGGCTTGGTAAGATAATCAGAAATTTTTCCGCCAATCGCTTCATTCATCAGAGATTCTTCTTCAGATTTTGTAATCATTACAACAGGTAGTGCTGAGTTAATTTCTTTGATCTTACTCAGAGTTTCAAGTCCACCCATCCCTGCCATCATTTCATCAAGAAAAATCAGATCATAAACTTTTTCTCTTACCATTGATAATGCATCTTCACCGTTTGTAGCAGTATCAACCTCATATCCTTTTTCAGAAAGGAATATTATGTGCGACCTAAGTAAATCAATCTCGTCATCAACCCATAAAATTTTTTTCTTATCCATTATTCCTCAGTTTATTGTAATGTTTACATCAATTCCGGCTTCATTAGTTGTAGTTGGTGGAATTCTCGAAGCACCCTCCGGTGAAACTGATGATCGTTTGTAAAAAATTGAAAGCGTTACTTTTGAACTTATTGTGTATTTGATTCTTGGTTCAATAGTTACTCTTGTTGTTCCATCTTGCGGGATTCCTTCCTCAGTAAAATTATTCATTTCATACCTTACCACAGAATTTTTTGATTGATTGTAAGCAAGACTGAATTCAACATCATTCTTTAATGAAACACCGAATAATGGTATTTCAAATCCGCTTTTTGAAAATTGAAGAGTAAAACCAATATCGCGGGAAAAAGTTTCATTTATATTATTTGTTGTAATTCCCAAATCATAACTTGTGCGGGTGCCATATTTCAGGCTGCCAGAAAGATTACCATCCCAAAGTTGTCCGAAAGTTAAATTCAATCCTGCTAAAGGTGAAAAGCCATAATCAATTTTTTGTGTCTGAATTTCTTCTTTGCCATCACGGCTTAATTTCCAGCCTTCTGTATAATTTGCAGTGTAACCGTGCTCAAGTGAAACTCGTTTTGCAATTGATTTGAATATCAAAAAGTTTTCTAATCCGTCCCAGGTTATCCTCCAGTTTGGTCTTGGAATGTACTTCGTTACTTTGCTTAGGAATGGAAGCTTAGAAAGAAACGGAAAACTCTCAAAGCCTTCCTGAAAAGCATTAGATAAACTTGAAGCCGCATCACCTGATTGTGGATTATAAAGTTCGTGAACTCTTTTTATGCCACTGTTTGCAACTGATAAAAATAATACTGGTGGAAAAGTTACAAACGACCTTGTTAAAGTTCCCGAAGAAGTTATTCCCTGAACAAATAAATTTCCATCATTATCAACTGAAATAGTTGTAACCTTATTTAAAGACCAGCCAACTTTCCAGCTGATGTCAATTTTAGCGCCTTCCCAAAGTGGTCTGGATGTTTTGAAATCCAGATTATTCTTCTGCGAAAAGTTATCACTCAGATTTGTTCGGGCTGCAGTAACCCGTTTACCAACATCACCTGAAAGTCCAAGCATAAAACCTCTTGTTGGCCCGGCATCTTCATTATAAAATAAACCCCAGAAGTTTGTAAATCCTGTTCCCTTCGATTGCAATCCGGATTTAGATAACGAGTTATCATTTGAGAAACTTATTGAGATTGTTTCATAATCGAAGAAAACATTTTTGGCTACTGTTTTAAGAAATGCTAAAGCTTTTGTTATTGCCGAAGGTTTGTTCAAATCTTCTGCACTGAGTGAATCAGGATTGTCGGATTTGTTCACAACCAAACTATCCTCATTCTGAGGAATTCTTGGATTAAGATTTTGTCTTTCCTGATTGATTTGCTTCTGAGTTACATTTTGTTTTTGTTCAGGTCCTTCTTCAAACAAAGGAGCAAAAAGAGCTTTTAATCTTAAAGTTAATCCGAGATTTGATTTGTTATTGTAACCAGCACTTCTCCCCAACTCCTCCTGCCGCAGATCATAATTCCACTGATAACCTGCTGAATAACCAGCACTGATTGTAAAGAATTTATTCAAGTCGAACAATGAAGGAAGCTTTGGTGCAGTTCTGAAATCAATTGATTGCTGGTATCTGAAATCTTTACCAAAGAATTTTCCTCCAATTATATCAGACCAGATCTGGCTTTCGGTTCTTTCATTACCGTAAATATCTGTTTCAAGATTTGCAAGTGTTGATGTTACATTAACATTGTAACTTGTTGTAAGATTTAAGAACCCGCCTTCAGTAACTTTCCAGTTAAATGTTAAACCTCTTGTGGTTGAGAAGTCACGGGATACAACTTCATCCGGCTCATTGAACTGCCCTGTTTGTGGGTTAAATGTTGCTCTGCTCTTGCTTGAGTTTCTGTTTCGTTTTGCTGTTATATTCACACTTATATTTTGCGGAAGGAAGAAAACTTTCAGATTAGAATAATCTTTGAACAATTCTATGAATGAACCAAGAATCGGAATGTTTGCAATAACAATATTATAATCGGGACTCAGGTTAAGTCCATAATTCATATTAGCATTCCAAACCCAGGCAGTGGATTTTTCAATTGTCGGATTTCTGCTGAAGGTTTTGTTGTAGTTAAATCCAAATGTAATTGAATTAAATGTATCCCGTATCAGCCACCAGGATGAAGGAATTTTAATTTTAATATTAGATGCTGACCAGGTATCAGAAATTGATTCGGTTTCCGTTTCTTCTCTTATCTGCTGAGGGGTTTTAACTCTTCCCGTTGTATCAAGATCATAAATTGTTTGTTGTCTCTGCACGGCTTCATCCACTTTAACATCTGTCCCCGGAAGATATAACGGTTTTCCTTTTTGTTCTGTATGTGCATAATTAATTCGCAAATTACTTTCAGGTAAATTGATTGGTAAAAGTTTTAAAACATTCAAATCAGTTGAGAC contains:
- the tsaB gene encoding tRNA (adenosine(37)-N6)-threonylcarbamoyltransferase complex dimerization subunit type 1 TsaB; the protein is MNKENSDSSNMNEILPLLAIETSEKLCGVSFLINETEYYSAKIFLPHSHSEKLFELIETLRDNANLKLNEIKSVAVSSGPGSFTGLRIGMAAAKGIAAGIKIPIIPVPTFEALAFHLSQILPNGQKFIIANKANRDEAYFAKFHVKNNNYIFEEELKILPITEIKIYESEMLFGNIASNPNKIVSPEPEIVGLWALKFGRTNIINDFDFLEPNYIKDFIVKEVKKNG
- the accD gene encoding acetyl-CoA carboxylase, carboxyltransferase subunit beta, which gives rise to MPWFRRSKQNIAPDTQKRELPDGLWEKCPSCGEIIHKKQLELNLWTCLKCDYHWRIGSKEYISFLLDKNSFKEMDKKMRSADPLEFKDTKKYTERIAEAIKKLDLYDAVRTGTGKIEGRDVALGCMDFEFIGGSMGSVVGEKLARLIDKAYKDKLPTIIISRSGGARMMEGAYSLMQLAKVSARLTKLAEAGIPYISILTDPTTGGTTASYAMLGDIHIAEPKALIGFAGPRVIKQTIGKDLPEGFQRSEFLLEKGFIDFISHRKDLRANLIRVLDLLA
- the tsaE gene encoding tRNA (adenosine(37)-N6)-threonylcarbamoyltransferase complex ATPase subunit type 1 TsaE, which gives rise to MDFPCKLISNSEEETRQLALEFLKVLKSGDVVVLNGELGTGKTFFIKKITEALGIHNANSPTFTLVNEYQGKVRIYHFDFYRINKEAELHDIGLEDYLADTEAITFIEWGELFPDVLPQKRFEIKIEEIENEQRKFRFFKYE
- a CDS encoding DUF1573 domain-containing protein, with product MAKKILSLIFVFTFSVFAQLVGPKASAQITEYNFGDIKQGDVVSYDFKIMNNGGDVLKIIDVRASCGCTAAQPDKKELKPGETTTIKVTFNSKGRKGAQIKTVKVITNDPEKSDINFVIRCNILVDENNDKPSGAVLFLPESQFNFGQVKEGTTVSHTFELVNKGTDILNIKDVRTSCGCTAALVSSSELKPGEKGTLKVDLDTKGRQGKMSRTISIMSNDSEQSTKVITIYAEVLKN
- a CDS encoding response regulator; the protein is MDKKKILWVDDEIDLLRSHIIFLSEKGYEVDTATNGEDALSMVREKVYDLIFLDEMMAGMGGLETLSKIKEINSALPVVMITKSEEESLMNEAIGGKISDYLTKPVNPSQVLLVCKKILESKKIVGQYAAKDYLQDFNIISQKLLGGLDYEEWIDIYLKLVNWSIELDKHPELGLKETLSDLYKEANKEFSKFVERNYPDWLQSMGKPNVPTLSPEVPEKYLFKNLRDENTSIFYIVIDCLRMDQWQIMEQHLSEYFKIEKNYYYSILPTATPYSRNALFSGLFPADIEKYYPDLWMSGSEDENSMNKYEKDLFKLLLDRKRIKLKNEFKYIKIIDPEVGRNFEQNIYSYKNNQLTAVVVNFLDMIAHGRSDSDILKEIAPDEAAYRSLTNSWFTHSSLLASFKALAKMDKVKLVVTTDHGSIRCMRGAKVLGDREASTNLRFKYGRNLKADNKNAVFVKNASDYKLPKRGVTINYIIAKEDYYFVYPTDYHKYLSYYKDTFQHGGISMEEMILPVITMEPK
- a CDS encoding biotin--[acetyl-CoA-carboxylase] ligase codes for the protein MFEIENFDLKLNTDFIGRNFIYVEEIDSTNSFLLDRKNGVNESGTVVLAEKQTKGRGRKDRVWYSSKEQNLTFSILLYKEFKLFEHLNLINFSASLAVANSIENLYQLRTELKWPNDVLINKKKICGILLESSSQGNKIDRVVVGIGVNVNQSMFQGQFNYPPTSIRIEFGREVEREKLLAEILNNFEFYLNKISTESNYITREWKEKCRMIGEKIYVKEGDIIKNGIFDDIDNEGFLLLRTKDGIEKITIGDVSIV